The Haladaptatus cibarius D43 genome includes a region encoding these proteins:
- a CDS encoding Rid family detoxifying hydrolase, producing MEEISTDAAPPSIGPFSQGIRDGNRIYVSGQGPVDPESGDIVGDTIEEQTARTLENIEAVLAAANRSLDDVVKATVFVQDMDDYDAINDVYADYVSSPYPARSAVQVEDLPIDIGVEIEVVASARGAEE from the coding sequence ATGGAAGAGATTAGCACCGACGCCGCACCGCCGAGCATCGGCCCGTTTTCGCAGGGAATTCGCGACGGGAACCGCATCTACGTCTCGGGACAGGGGCCAGTTGACCCCGAATCCGGCGATATCGTCGGCGACACCATCGAAGAGCAGACCGCTCGAACGCTCGAAAACATCGAGGCGGTTCTCGCGGCGGCGAACCGCTCGCTTGACGACGTGGTGAAGGCGACTGTCTTCGTACAGGACATGGACGACTACGACGCCATCAACGACGTGTACGCCGACTACGTGTCCTCACCGTACCCCGCTCGGAGTGCGGTCCAAGTCGAGGATCTCCCCATCGACATCGGCGTCG